CTTTTGCCGCCGATGCGCGAAACCGGTCGGCGCGGGCCGAAGTCGGGTTGGGAGAGCGGCTGACCGACGTGGAGCTGGAAGCCCTGGCCCAGACCTGGAGCGAACACTGCAAACACAAGATCTTCGCCGCCCGCATCGAGTACGAGGATGGCGAAGGGAGCAGGGAGGTGATCGATTCCCTGTTCAAGACCTGCATTGTCGGCGCCACCCGCACCATCAGGGACCAGATGGGTGAAAAGGACATCTGCCTGTCGGTGTTCAAGGACAATGCCGGGGTCATCCGTTTCAACAACGAATGGAGCCTGGTATTCAAGGTCGAAACCCACAATTCGCCCAGCGCTCTCGATCCCTACGGCGGCGCCCTGACCGGCATCGTCGGCGTCAATCGGGATCCTTTCGGCACCGGACTGGGAGCGCGGCTGATTTTCAATACCGATGTCTTCTGCTTCGCCTCGCCCTTCTACGACAAGCCCCTGCCGCCCCGGCTGCTTCATCCCCGCCGGATTTTCGAGGGGGTCGTGGAAGGGGTCGAGCACGGCGGCAACAAGAGCGGCATCCCCACCGTCAACGGGTCGCTCGTCTTCGACGAGCGCTTTGCCGGTAAACCCCTGGTCTACTGCGGTACGGCGGCCCTCATGCCGACGGAGGTGACCGGCCGCCCCGGACATGTGAAGAAAGCCGAAATCGGCGACCGCATCGTCATGGTCGGCGGGCGGATCGGCAAGGACGGCATCCACGGTGCAACCTTCTCCTCTGAGGAGTTGCATGAAGGTTCTCCCGTGACCGCGGTCCAGATCGGCGACCCCATCACTCAGAAAAGGATGTTCGACTTCCTGATGATCGCCCGGGACCGGGGGCTGTACAATTCCATCACCGACAACGGCGCCGGCGGCCTTTCATCCTCCGTCGGGGAGATGGCCGAAGACACGGGCGGTTTCGAGATGCATCTCGACCGGGCCCCTCTCAAGTATTCCGGCCTGCAGCCCTGGGAGATTCTCATCTCCGAGGCCCAGGAACGGATGACCGTTGCGGTTCCGCCGGAAAAAATCGAAGAATTCACCACCCTGGCCAGGCAGATGGACGTTGAAGCCACCGATCTGGGCGAGTTCACGGACTCCGGCTACTATCACTGTCTGTATCGGGGGAAGACGGTCTGCTATCTGCCGATGGAATTCGTTCATGAAGGGGTGCCGCAGCTGAAACTGAAGGCCCGTTGGGAGGATCGCGGACACCGGGAGCCCGAGTTTCCCCAGCCGGCCGACCTGACGGAGGTGTTGCGGAACCTGCTCTCCCGGCTCAACATCTGCTCGAAGGAGAGCGTGGTCCGGCGCTATGATCACGAGGTGCAGGCCGGAACGGTTCTCAAGCCCCTGGTCGGCGTGGCCAATGACGGGCCCGCCGATGCTGCCATGATCCGGCCCCTGCCCGATTCCTTCGAGGGCATCGTGGTGGCCCACGGCATCTGCCCCCGCTACAGCGACATCGACACCTTCCATATGATGGCCTGTGCCATCGACGAGGGACTGCGCAACTACGTCTCCGTAGGCGGCAGCATCGACCATGTCGCCGGTCTGGACAACTTCTGCTGGTGCGATCCGGTGCAGAGCGACAGGACGCCGGACGGTGAGTTCAAGGCGGCGCAACTGGTGCGGGCCAACAAGGCGCTGTATGACTATTGCGTGGCCTTCGGCGTCCCCCTGATCTCTGGCAAGGACTCGATGAAGAACGACTACCAGATCGGCGATACGAAGATCTCGATTCCGCCGACGGTGCTCTTCTCGGTCATCGGCAAGGTCGATGATGTGCGCAAGGGCGTGACCATGGACGTCAAGCGACCCGGCGACCTGGTTTATCTGCTCGGCAGGACCCGCGACGAGCTGGGGGCCTCCGAATACTATGACATGTTGGGCCATCTCGGGGCCAATGTGCCCCGGGTCGATGCCGCCGAAGCCCTGGCTCTGTACCGAACCGTCAACAGGGCCCAGGAGCAGGGGCTGCTCGCATCCTGCCACGACCTTTCGGATGGCGGGCTGGCAGTGGCCCTGGCCGAAAAGGCTTTCGCCGGCGGTTACGGGATGCGTATCGAGTTGAACCGGGTGCTCCGGGATGAGGGGCTACGGGAAGACGCCATCCTCTTTTCCGAATCCCAGAGCCGGCTGCTGGTTACCGTCAAGCCGGAAAACCAAAAGACCTTCGAAGAGATGTTTGCCGGCCATGCCCTCTCCCTGCTGGGGGAGGTTACCGGCGATCAGGAACTGCAGATTCTCGGTCCCGGCGGCCAGGTCCTGGTCCAGGCCGGGATCAACGATCTCAAGGAAGCCTGGCAGGCGCCTTTAAGGGAGATGTAAAGGAATGTCCAAGCAAGTGAGAGCTATTGTCATATCCGGAAACGGAACCAACTGCGAACGGGAAACCGCCCAGGCCTGCCGTTTGGCGGGCGCCGATACGGTGGACATTGTTCACCTCTCGGAACTTCTGCAGGGCAGGGTGCTGCTCGAAGACTACCACCTTCTGGTTCTGGCCGGAGGTTTTCTCGACGGGGACGACCTCGGCAGCGCCAAGGCGGGCGCCAACCGGCTGCTGCATGCACCTGTCAAGGGGGCTGGAGAGCACGTGAGCGACCACCTGCGGCGCTTCATTGATGACGGCAAACTGATCCTCGGGATCTGCAACGGGTTTCAGCTGATGGTGAAGATGGGCCTGCTGCCCGCCCTTGATGAAGACTACCGGCAGAGCGTCACCCTGACCTTCAACGACAACGGCCGTTTTCAGGACCGCTGGGTCTACCTCAAGGCCGACCCCGAATCCCCCTGTATTTTCACCCGGGGTCTCGAGGGGATCTATCTGCCGGTTCGGCACGGTGAAGGCAAGCTGGTGCCCGAATCGCAGGAGGTTCTCGAGCGGATCGAAAACGGCCATCTCGGCGCTCTCAAGTACAGCACCGCCGATTTTCAGCCGACCATGGACTTTCCGCTTAATCCCAATGGCTCCGCCGCCGCCATCGCCGGTCTGTGTAACGAAACGGGTCGCCTCTTCGGGCTCATGCCCCATCCCGAGGCCTACGTTCATCGGACCCATCATCCCCGCTGGACGCGCGAGGATGATCTGCCGGAAGAGGGCATGGGGCTGTGGCTGTTCCAGAACGCAATGAAGTTCATTCGCGAAGAGCTGCTGCCCTGAGTGCTGCCTGCCCAAGCGGAGCCTGGAGTATCTTTGCCGGAGTCCGCTGTGCTACAATGCTATTTTTAAACGGACGATTAATCGGTAAGCCAAATAAATAGATGGCATTTGAAAATGCCGGGAAAAGAGATTTATGTTTGACAAATTTCACGAGGAATGTGGCGTATTCGGAATTTTCGGTCATCCCGAAGCTGCAAACATGACCTATCTCGGACTCTATGCCTTGCAGCATCGCGGCCAGGAAGCCTGCGGTATTTCCGCCGCCGACGGCAGGAAAATCCGGACGCACGTGGGCATGGGACTGGTCGCCGATGTTTTCAAGGATAACAGTATTTTCAAAAGCCTCCCCGGAAACAGCGCTATTGGACATGTGCGGTATTCCA
This portion of the Syntrophotaleaceae bacterium genome encodes:
- a CDS encoding phosphoribosylformylglycinamidine synthase subunit PurS; this translates as MTWRIEVGLKEGVRDARGERIRREIEDHLGIELERVRTIDVYTVDADLSADQIAKAAAGPFSDPVIQETAVNAPLADEFDMLIEVGFRPGVTDNVGRTSREAIQYLIGRPLQGGEGVYTSVQYLLSGKLDLAAAERIAAGCLANSLIQRWTIIPAAEFGRKRGVPVTVPKVVSTAEPQVLQIDLDVSDEELMRISREGVLALNLEEMKVIQAFAADARNRSARAEVGLGERLTDVELEALAQTWSEHCKHKIFAARIEYEDGEGSREVIDSLFKTCIVGATRTIRDQMGEKDICLSVFKDNAGVIRFNNEWSLVFKVETHNSPSALDPYGGALTGIVGVNRDPFGTGLGARLIFNTDVFCFASPFYDKPLPPRLLHPRRIFEGVVEGVEHGGNKSGIPTVNGSLVFDERFAGKPLVYCGTAALMPTEVTGRPGHVKKAEIGDRIVMVGGRIGKDGIHGATFSSEELHEGSPVTAVQIGDPITQKRMFDFLMIARDRGLYNSITDNGAGGLSSSVGEMAEDTGGFEMHLDRAPLKYSGLQPWEILISEAQERMTVAVPPEKIEEFTTLARQMDVEATDLGEFTDSGYYHCLYRGKTVCYLPMEFVHEGVPQLKLKARWEDRGHREPEFPQPADLTEVLRNLLSRLNICSKESVVRRYDHEVQAGTVLKPLVGVANDGPADAAMIRPLPDSFEGIVVAHGICPRYSDIDTFHMMACAIDEGLRNYVSVGGSIDHVAGLDNFCWCDPVQSDRTPDGEFKAAQLVRANKALYDYCVAFGVPLISGKDSMKNDYQIGDTKISIPPTVLFSVIGKVDDVRKGVTMDVKRPGDLVYLLGRTRDELGASEYYDMLGHLGANVPRVDAAEALALYRTVNRAQEQGLLASCHDLSDGGLAVALAEKAFAGGYGMRIELNRVLRDEGLREDAILFSESQSRLLVTVKPENQKTFEEMFAGHALSLLGEVTGDQELQILGPGGQVLVQAGINDLKEAWQAPLREM
- a CDS encoding phosphoribosylformylglycinamidine synthase subunit PurQ; this translates as MSKQVRAIVISGNGTNCERETAQACRLAGADTVDIVHLSELLQGRVLLEDYHLLVLAGGFLDGDDLGSAKAGANRLLHAPVKGAGEHVSDHLRRFIDDGKLILGICNGFQLMVKMGLLPALDEDYRQSVTLTFNDNGRFQDRWVYLKADPESPCIFTRGLEGIYLPVRHGEGKLVPESQEVLERIENGHLGALKYSTADFQPTMDFPLNPNGSAAAIAGLCNETGRLFGLMPHPEAYVHRTHHPRWTREDDLPEEGMGLWLFQNAMKFIREELLP